A region of Nostoc sp. 'Peltigera membranacea cyanobiont' N6 DNA encodes the following proteins:
- a CDS encoding efflux RND transporter periplasmic adaptor subunit — MDSQHPPSPDSEQETTSRKQRRGIGGIGWAVIGVVFFGTLLTIGILPRLTQRSELQAAVKEASTIPSVNVMTPRRATGVSNLELPGSVVALNQTTVYARSTGYLRRWYADIGDRVRAGQLLAEIDSPDIDQQVLQAKAELIQAQANVLQSRASLAKGVSDLKQARANLLIARQSWERWQVLVKQGAVAQQDADTKYAAYQANLANVEAAQNTISSDSANVKVAQANAYAIQANYQRNTILQSYKKVTAPFAGVVTARNVNTGVLITSGNGSTNTGNTSLYTIAAYDALNVNVNVPQSSSALLNTGQTAQITVRELPQRVFTGKVVRTSNAIDPNTRTLLTQLKIDNLDGALRPGMYASVKFAINRTNPPFVVPDSVLVIDAKGTQVATITKNQTVHYQKVGVGRDYGTEVEITSGLTGNESLIANPTVDETEGLRVQPIAETK; from the coding sequence ATGGATTCTCAACATCCTCCATCTCCTGATTCTGAACAAGAAACGACTTCTAGAAAACAAAGACGCGGCATTGGTGGAATTGGTTGGGCTGTAATTGGTGTTGTTTTTTTTGGTACTCTCTTAACCATAGGTATTTTGCCTCGGTTAACCCAAAGGTCAGAATTACAAGCAGCAGTCAAGGAAGCTAGCACTATCCCCTCAGTTAACGTTATGACTCCCCGTCGCGCTACTGGTGTTAGCAATTTGGAACTACCTGGGAGTGTTGTAGCCCTTAATCAAACCACCGTCTATGCTCGCAGTACTGGGTATTTGCGGCGATGGTATGCTGATATTGGCGATCGCGTCCGCGCTGGTCAGTTGTTAGCAGAAATCGATTCACCAGACATAGATCAGCAAGTTTTGCAAGCAAAGGCAGAGTTAATCCAAGCACAAGCTAACGTGCTGCAAAGCCGTGCTAGTTTAGCTAAAGGTGTTTCTGATTTGAAGCAAGCCCGTGCTAATTTATTAATTGCCCGTCAAAGCTGGGAGCGCTGGCAAGTTCTTGTCAAGCAAGGTGCAGTAGCTCAACAAGACGCAGACACAAAGTATGCTGCATATCAGGCGAACCTGGCCAACGTTGAAGCCGCACAAAATACTATCAGTTCTGACTCTGCCAATGTGAAGGTAGCCCAAGCTAACGCCTACGCCATTCAAGCAAACTACCAGCGTAATACCATATTGCAGTCTTATAAGAAAGTCACTGCTCCCTTCGCAGGAGTAGTCACAGCCCGTAACGTAAATACAGGTGTTCTGATTACATCAGGTAATGGTAGTACAAATACTGGAAATACCAGCCTTTATACCATTGCTGCTTACGATGCCCTAAATGTGAACGTGAATGTCCCCCAAAGTTCATCAGCTTTACTTAACACTGGACAAACAGCACAAATTACAGTCAGAGAGTTACCACAACGAGTATTTACGGGTAAAGTAGTACGTACTAGCAACGCCATAGATCCAAATACTCGTACTTTGCTAACACAACTAAAAATCGATAATTTGGACGGGGCGCTGCGACCTGGGATGTATGCCAGTGTCAAATTTGCCATTAACCGCACTAATCCTCCCTTTGTTGTGCCTGATAGTGTTTTAGTCATTGATGCCAAAGGTACACAGGTAGCAACTATAACTAAAAACCAAACAGTACATTATCAAAAAGTTGGCGTTGGGCGAGATTATGGTACTGAAGTAGAAATTACATCCGGTCTGACAGGAAATGAATCGCTGATTGCCAATCCTACGGTTGATGAGACGGAGGGTTTGCGCGTGCAACCAATTGCAGAAACAAAGTAG
- a CDS encoding efflux RND transporter permease subunit: MWIVKIALRLPYTFAIAALMIVILGVITIFSTAVDIFPAINIPVVSIVWTYTGTTSEEMAERIVTISERAMTTTVSDIEHIESQSLSGVSVVKVFFQPSVNIASAVAQITSVSQTILRPLPPGITPPFIIQYNASSVPIIQMSVSSKSLPEQALNDYATNFVRTQLATVQGASVPLPYGGKARQIMVDIDPQAMLAKGISAQDVTNAVSAQNLVLPAGGMKIGTREFAVQINNSPDVVEALNDLPIKQVNGNVTYIRDVAQVRDGFGVQANIVRQNGRRSSLLSILKSGSASTIEIVDRVKKALPRIQSTLPPELNLAFLFDQSLFVKASIQGVLKEGLIAAVLTALMILIFLGSWRSTVIVAVSIPLSMLVSIIVMSRLGQTFNIMTLGGLSLAVGILVDDATVEIENIHRNLGQGKAIKRAILDGAQQIATPAFVATLCICIVFVPVVFLSGVAKYLFVPLAMAVVFGMLASYVLSRTVVPTMASYLLPYEAHLHRESEDRNGHGDRHTEALDDNGNGHENHQTTATTTNKKDWIWQQHEKFNRVFEKFRSWYYNVLTSALNYRRIVFVLFGAFIVSAGVLLPFVGQDFFPQVDGGQFSLHVRALPGTRLEETERIVSQVENVIRQTVPKENLSIILDNIGLPNSGINLTYGYNGATIGPADADILVSLKESGSTFSYVKQLRQKLKATFPSYTFFFEPADIVTQILNFGLPAAVDVQISGPLKNSKGNFEIAKQIEARMTRVPGAVDVHMQQVVDAPELHLDVDRTEAQQLGMTQRDVANSVLTSLSSSGQAAINQWLDPKKGVSYTLAVQVPQYKIDSIDSLKNMPVGNGQTAPQLLGNLATVRRDRVMQVVNHYNIQPVFDIYANSSGRDLGGVARDVNRIIADYQKKLPRGSQINIRGQVQTMNSSFLGLGLGLVFAIVLVYCLMVVNFQSWLDPLIIMMALPSALAGIVWMLFVTGTTFSVPSLMGAIMSIGVATSNSILMIAFANEQRLEGQNAYQAAQAAGYTRLRPVLMTALAMLIGMVPMSLGLGEGGEQNAPLGRAVIGGLSAATVATLIFVPVVYSIFRRQQPRPIEDDDDLNFSDPHTAYSLSSSQGKS; the protein is encoded by the coding sequence ATGTGGATCGTAAAAATTGCTTTACGTCTTCCGTATACATTCGCGATCGCTGCCTTGATGATTGTGATCTTGGGTGTAATAACGATATTTAGCACGGCGGTTGATATTTTTCCCGCAATCAATATTCCAGTTGTCAGTATAGTTTGGACTTATACTGGCACAACATCTGAGGAAATGGCAGAGCGAATCGTGACAATTAGCGAACGCGCCATGACAACAACCGTTAGTGACATCGAACACATTGAATCTCAATCCTTAAGTGGTGTTAGCGTCGTCAAAGTTTTTTTCCAACCAAGCGTCAATATAGCCTCAGCAGTCGCTCAAATCACCTCTGTCAGTCAAACCATTCTCCGCCCTTTGCCACCCGGTATTACACCGCCATTCATCATTCAATACAACGCTTCCAGCGTGCCGATTATTCAGATGAGTGTTAGTAGCAAAAGCTTGCCAGAACAAGCCCTCAACGACTATGCTACCAACTTCGTCCGCACCCAACTAGCAACAGTGCAAGGAGCGAGTGTACCTCTGCCTTATGGCGGTAAAGCTCGGCAAATAATGGTTGATATCGATCCCCAGGCGATGTTGGCTAAAGGTATTTCTGCTCAAGATGTGACTAACGCTGTTAGCGCCCAAAACCTGGTTTTGCCGGCGGGCGGGATGAAGATAGGCACTCGTGAGTTCGCCGTGCAAATCAATAATAGTCCAGACGTGGTGGAAGCGCTCAACGACTTGCCAATTAAGCAAGTTAATGGCAATGTGACTTACATTCGTGATGTCGCGCAAGTAAGAGATGGCTTTGGTGTGCAGGCGAACATTGTCCGTCAGAATGGGAGACGATCGAGTTTACTTAGTATCCTTAAGAGTGGCAGTGCCTCGACAATTGAGATCGTCGATCGGGTGAAAAAAGCTTTGCCTCGCATCCAATCCACCTTACCCCCAGAACTGAATTTAGCGTTTTTGTTCGATCAATCTCTATTTGTGAAAGCTTCCATTCAAGGCGTTCTCAAAGAAGGATTGATTGCAGCAGTTCTCACCGCGCTGATGATTTTGATTTTTCTGGGAAGTTGGCGCAGCACTGTAATTGTCGCCGTATCGATTCCCCTGTCGATGCTGGTTTCGATTATCGTAATGAGTCGTTTGGGACAAACTTTCAACATTATGACTTTGGGTGGTTTGTCCTTAGCTGTCGGTATTCTTGTCGATGATGCCACAGTAGAAATTGAAAATATCCACCGAAATCTCGGACAAGGTAAAGCAATCAAGCGAGCAATCTTAGATGGGGCGCAGCAAATCGCCACACCAGCATTCGTCGCCACATTATGTATTTGTATAGTCTTTGTGCCGGTGGTGTTTCTCAGTGGAGTGGCAAAGTACCTATTTGTGCCGCTAGCGATGGCGGTAGTATTTGGTATGCTTGCTTCTTATGTGCTATCTCGGACTGTAGTCCCGACAATGGCCAGCTATCTGCTACCTTATGAAGCTCACTTGCACAGAGAAAGCGAGGATCGTAATGGTCATGGCGATCGCCACACCGAAGCCTTAGACGATAATGGTAATGGTCATGAAAACCACCAAACTACAGCCACAACCACAAATAAAAAAGATTGGATCTGGCAGCAACACGAGAAGTTTAACCGAGTATTTGAGAAATTTCGCAGTTGGTACTACAATGTCCTGACCTCAGCATTAAATTACCGCCGCATAGTTTTTGTGCTGTTTGGTGCTTTTATAGTCAGTGCCGGAGTTTTGCTACCCTTCGTCGGTCAAGACTTTTTCCCTCAAGTCGATGGTGGTCAGTTTAGTCTCCACGTTCGTGCCTTACCTGGCACTCGTTTAGAAGAGACAGAAAGAATTGTCAGCCAAGTCGAAAATGTTATCCGCCAGACTGTACCAAAAGAAAATCTCTCGATAATTCTGGATAACATCGGCTTACCCAACAGTGGTATTAACCTTACTTATGGCTACAACGGAGCCACAATTGGCCCGGCTGATGCTGATATTCTTGTATCCCTAAAAGAATCTGGTTCAACTTTCTCTTATGTTAAGCAACTCCGCCAGAAATTAAAAGCGACATTTCCCAGCTATACCTTCTTTTTTGAGCCAGCAGATATTGTTACTCAAATTCTGAATTTCGGTTTACCTGCTGCTGTTGACGTGCAAATATCTGGGCCTCTAAAAAACTCAAAGGGCAATTTTGAAATAGCCAAACAAATCGAAGCCCGGATGACGCGCGTTCCTGGGGCTGTAGATGTACACATGCAGCAAGTTGTCGATGCTCCAGAGTTACACCTGGATGTAGACCGCACCGAGGCTCAACAACTGGGAATGACACAGCGTGATGTTGCTAATAGCGTCCTCACTTCTTTAAGCTCAAGCGGTCAAGCCGCAATCAACCAATGGCTCGATCCCAAAAAAGGCGTGAGTTACACCCTTGCTGTCCAAGTTCCCCAGTATAAAATTGACTCTATTGACAGCCTCAAGAATATGCCCGTTGGCAACGGTCAAACCGCACCCCAACTTTTGGGTAATTTGGCTACTGTCAGACGCGATAGAGTAATGCAAGTTGTTAATCACTACAATATTCAGCCGGTTTTCGATATCTACGCTAACTCCTCCGGTCGTGACTTGGGGGGAGTTGCTCGCGATGTGAATCGAATTATCGCTGATTATCAGAAAAAATTGCCTCGCGGTAGTCAGATTAATATTCGTGGGCAAGTGCAAACAATGAACTCTTCCTTTCTGGGACTCGGTTTAGGACTTGTGTTTGCAATCGTGCTGGTTTACTGCTTAATGGTAGTAAATTTCCAATCTTGGCTCGATCCCCTAATTATCATGATGGCACTGCCGAGTGCCTTGGCTGGTATTGTCTGGATGCTATTTGTCACCGGCACGACCTTCAGCGTTCCTTCCTTAATGGGTGCAATTATGAGTATAGGTGTGGCGACATCAAACAGTATTCTGATGATCGCTTTTGCTAATGAACAGCGTCTAGAAGGACAAAATGCCTATCAAGCAGCACAAGCGGCGGGATATACGCGGTTGCGTCCGGTGTTAATGACTGCCTTAGCCATGCTCATTGGTATGGTGCCAATGTCTCTCGGTCTTGGTGAAGGTGGCGAGCAGAATGCACCTTTGGGTCGCGCTGTCATTGGTGGTTTGTCAGCTGCAACAGTTGCTACTCTGATTTTTGTACCTGTGGTGTATAGCATATTCCGCCGTCAACAACCTCGTCCTATTGAGGATGATGACGATTTAAATTTCTCCGATCCACACACTGCCTACTCCTTGTCATCATCCCAAGGCAAATCATAA